The sequence below is a genomic window from Mycobacterium heidelbergense.
ACCGCGGTCCGGTTCGCTCTGGACCATCCCGATCGAGCGGGGCGCCTGGTGTTGATGGGCCCCGGCGGGCTGAGCGTCAACCTGTTCGCGCCCGACCCGACCGAGGGTGTCAAGCGGCTGTCGACGTTCTCCATGTCGCCCACCCGCGAGAACCTTGAGGCCTTCCTGCGGGTGATGGTCCACGACAAGAGCCTGATCACCCCGGAGCTGGTGGACCAGCGTTTCGCCCTGGCCAACACGCCGGAATCGCTGACGGCGACCCGGGCGATGGGAATGTCGTTCGCCGGGGCCGACTTCGAGCTGGGCATGATGTGGCGCGAGGTGTACAAGCTGCGCCAACCGGTGCTGCTGATCTGGGGACGTGAGGACCGGGTCAACCCGCTGGACGGCGCGCTGGTGGCGCTGAAGACCATTCCGCGTGCGCAGCTGCACGTTTTCGGGCAGTGTGGACACTGGGCGCAGGTGGAGAAGTTCGACGAGTTCAACAAGCTGACGATCGATTTCCTGGGAGGTGCGTGATGAGCATCCGGTCGCTGGGCTACCTGCGCATCGAGGCCACCGACATGGCCGCCTGGCGCGAGTACGGCCTGAAGGTGCTCGGCATGGTCGAGGGCAAGGGCAACACCGAGGGTGCGCTGTATCTGCGGATGGACGATTTCCCGGCGCGCCTGGTGATCGTGCCGGGCGAGCACGACCGGCTCGTTGAGGCGGGTTGGGAATGCGCGAATGCCGAAGGCCTGCAGGAGATCCGGAATCGGCTCGAGGTGGAGGGCACACCGTACAAGGAGGCCACCGCCGCCGATCTGGCGGAACGCCGCGTCGACGAGATGATTCAGTTCTCCGACCCGTCGGGCAACTGTCTGGCTGTCTTCCACGGCGCCGCGCTGGAACACCGTCGGGTGGTCAGCCCGTACGGGCACAAGTTCGTCACCGGCGAGCAGGGCCTGGGGCACGTGGTGCTCACCACCCGCGACGACGCCGAGGCGTTGCACTTCTACCGGGATGTGCTCGGCTTCACGCTGCGTGACTCGATGCGGATGCCACCGCAGGTGGTCGGGCGTCCGGCGGACGGGCCGCCGGCGTGGCTGCGCTTCTTCGGCTGCAACCCGCGCCACCACAGCCTGGCGTTTCTGCCGCTGCCGACGCCCAGCGGGATCGTGCACCTGATGGTCGAGGTGGAAGAGGCCGACGACGTCGGCCTGTGCCTGGACCGGGCGTTGCGCCGCAAGGTGCCGATGTCGGCCACCCTGGGCCGCCACGTCAACGACCTGATGCTGTCGTTCTACATGAAGACCCCGAGCGGGTTCGACATCGAATTCGGCTGCGAGGGCAGGAAAGTCGACGACAACGACTGGATCGCCCGGGAAAGCACCGCCGTCAGCCTGTGGGGTCACGACTTCACCGTGGGCATGCCCGGCTGATCATGTCGTCGCAGATCGATCCGCGAGCCTTCCGGCAGGTGCTGGGTCAGTTCTGTACCGGGATCACCATCATCACCACCGTGCACGACGACGCGCCGATCGGCTTTGCGTGCCAATCGTTCGCGGCGCTGTCGCTGGATCCACCGCTGGTGTTGTTCTGCCCCACCAAGGTGTCGCGGTCCTGGAAGGCCATCGAGGCCAGCGGCCGGTTCTGCGTGAACGTGCTGACCGAGAAGCAGAAGCACGTCTCGGCGCGGTTCGGGTCGAAGGAACCCGACAAGTTCGCCGGAATCGATTGGCATGCCTCAGGACTCGGTTCGCCGATCATCGACGGTTCGCTGGCCTACATCGACTGCACGGTGGCGTCCGTACACGACGGCGGGGATCACTTCGTGGTGTTCGGCGCCGTCCAAAGCCTGTCGGAGGCCCCCAAGATCAAGCCACGGCCGCTGCTGTTCTATCGCGGTGACTACACCGGCATCGAACCCGACAAGACCACGCCGGCCCAGTGGCGCGATGACCTGGAGGCGTTCCTGACCACGACCACCCAGGACACCTGGCTCTGAGTTCCGCCCCGAGCGCGACGGCGCCAAATGTGTGGCGGCCCCGCGTTGTCGGGAATGCGTTGTGTCATGCGCTCACCGGCCGCGGCTGCCGTTCGACGATGGGGTCCGACCCGATGGCCGGCTGAGGGGGCGGGCCATCGGGTCGGTCCGTCTCCACCGGTTCCCCATATTAGACAGATATCAAACAAGCGACGGATCGCTAGTGCTCGTAGGTCGTCTCGGTGTTGGCGTCCTGGAACATCTCCGAGACGATGAGCCAGGATCCGTCGTCCTGCCGCTGAAGGGCGCGCAACGAGAAGTTGTCGCGGTCAATCGTTCCGCCGCCGACCAGTCCCTGGCCCTTCACCTTGAGATGTGCCGAAACGAGGACCACGTCGGGCATGAGCACCCGGAAACTCGTCTCCGGCGGGCCGGCGAGCTCGCCCCGGTTGAAGTTGTCGTCGCGGAACAGGCCGGTGAGGTAATCGACGATTTCGTCGCGTCCGTGTTTGACGGTGCCGAAGGCGTTCACCCAGTCGGCGTCGTCGGAGTACACGCCCCGCAGGGGTTCGGCGTCGCGATCGTCGAACGACTTCAACAACGTCAGCAGCGTCCTGCCGATCGCTTCCTGATCCGCAGGCGGCAGCTCTGAGAAGTCGGTCATGCGTAATCACCCGTCGCGGTGCCGTAGTCGTTGTGTGGTCGCTGGCCCGACTGAGGGTAGCGGCTCGAGACCTTGCGGCTATGACTTTTCGGCGAATGCAGAATGGCTACATGACCTTGGACCTGATCGGATACTTCGACCGCATCAACCATCGCGGCGCCGCGGAGCCGAGCCTCGCCGTCCTTCAAGACCTGGTGACCGCTCACACGCAAGCGATTCCGTTCGAGAACCTCGATCCGGTGATGGGGGTGCCGGTCGACGACCTGAGCCCCGACGCCCTTGCCGACAAGCTGGTTCGCCGGCGCCGGGGCGGCTATTGCTACGAGCACAACGGGCTGATGGGCTACGTGCTCTCCGAAGTCGGGTTCCGGGTGCGGCGACTGGCCGGCCGAGTGATCTGGATGCGCCCACCCGACGCCCCGACGCCGGCGCAGACGCACACGGTGCTGGCGGTCACGTTCCCCGGATCGCAGGGGTCATACCTCGTCGACGTCGGCTTCGGCGGCCAGACACCGACCTCGCCCCTCCGCATCGAAACCGGCAGCGTCCAACAGACAGCGCACGAGCCGTACCGGCTCGAGGACCGCCGCGACGGGCTGGTCCTGCAGGCCCTGATCCGGAACGAGTGGGTGCCTCTCTACGAGTTCACCATGCGGACCCCGCCGGAGATCGACCTGAAAGTGGGTAGCTGGTTCGTCTCGACCCATCCCTCGTCGCACTTCGTGACCGGCCTGATGGCCGCGCGGGTCACCGACGACGCCCGGGTGAACTTGGCCGGCCGCAAGCTGAGCATTCACCGCGCCGACGGCAGCGAGGTAGTCCACCTGCGCGATGCGGGCGCGGTCGTCGACGCCCTCGGTGACCGGTTCGGCATCAACGTGGCCGACACCGGCGAGCGGGGCGCGCTCGAAGCCCGCATCGACGCGATCCTCGCCGCCGAGGACGGCGGCTAGGTCCGCGTCGCCCGCTTCTATTCTCGGGCGGCAAGCCAGGGCCCCATTCGACGCAGGCCCTCCTCGATGTCGGTCGTGGGTCCGGCGAACGACAGCCGGACGAACGAATTGCCGCGCGTGGTGTCGAAGTCGATGCCCGGCGCGATCGCAACGCCGGTGTCGGCCAGTAACTTTGAGCAGAACGCCAGCGAGTCGTCGGTAAAGTCCGAGACGTCGGCGTAGACGTAGAACGCGCCGTCGGTGGGTGCCAGCCGCTCGATGCCGATCCGGCGCAGCCCGTCGAGCAGCAGCGAGCGATTGGTCGTGTAGTGCCGCAGGTTGCCGTCCGCTTCGGCGGTCGCCTCCGGGGTGAACGCCGCCACCGCGGCGAGCTGCGACAGCACCGGCGGGCAGATCGTGAAATTGCCGGTCAGGCAGTCGACCGCGCGGCGCAGCTCCGGGGGCACCAGCAGCCAGCCCAGTCGCCAGCCCGTCATCGCGTAGTACTTGGAAAAGCTGTTGACCACCACCGCGTTTCGTGACGTCTGCCAGGCGCAGCTGGTCGGCGGCGCCCCCTGATAGACCAGGCCGTGGTAGACCTCGTCGCTGATCAGCCGCGCCTCGGAGGCATCACACCAGGACGCGATCGCGGCCAGCTCGGCCGGTGGTATGACGGTCCCGGTGGGATTGGCCGGGCTGGCGACGATGACGCCTTGCACCGGAGGGTCGAGCTCGGCGAGCAGCTGCGCGGTGGGCTGGAAGCGGGTCTCCGGTCCGCATGCGATGTCCACCACCTCACATCCCAGCGCCGAGAGGATATTTCGGTAGCAGGGGTAGCCGGGGCTGGCCAGCGCCACCCGGTCACCCACGTCGAAGCACGCCAGGAAGGCGAGGAGGAACCCGCCCGAGGAGCCCGTGGTCACGACGACGGCGTCGGGCTCGACGTCGATTCCGTGTTGACGTTGGTAGTCGGCCGCGATGGCGGCGCGCAGCTCGGGGATGCCCAGCGCGACGGTGTAACCCAGCTGGTTGATGCGCAGCGCGGCGGCCGCCGCCGCGCGCACCGGCTCCGGCGCTCCCACGCTGGGCTGGCCCGCCGACAGGTTCACCAGGTCGCCATGGCTGCGCTGGCGCTCCGCGGCGGCCAGCCAGACATCCATCACATAGAAGGGTGGGATGCCGGCGCGCAGCGCGACGTGGTCGGTCACGGCGTTTCGAGCACCTCAGATTCCAGTTGGCGCAACAGTTCTCGCGATGATCTCAGCAGGTGTGCGCTGCCGTGCGCGCGTTTGAAGTACAGGTGCATGTCGTGTTCCCAGGTGATGGCGATGCCGCCGTGTAGCTGGATGCCTTCGGCGGCCACGGCGCACAGCGCCTCGCTGGCGGCCAGGCGCGCGGTGGCGGCGTTGGTGGGGCTGGGGTCGTCGCACGCGTCATTGACGACGGCCTTCGCAGCGGAGATCGCGACGTACAGGTCGGCCATCCGGTGCTTGAGTGCCTGGAAGCTGCCGATCGGACGGCCGAATTGCACTCGGCTCTTGGTGTATTCGACGGTCAGTTCCAGGCAGCGTTCGGCGGCGCCGATCTGCTCGGCCGCCAGCAGGATTGCCGCGAGGTCGGCCAGGCCCGGGTCGGGGCCGATCGGCTCGGTCTCCTCCGCCTTGACCCGCGCCAGGCGCCGGGTCGGATCCATGGTGGTGACGGGCTCCGCGGCGAATCGAGTCCACCGGATCAGCTGTCCGTCTTCGACCGCGACCACGACGTCGGCGATGTCGCCGTTGACCACATAATCGGCATCGAGCACCAGCGCGCCGATCGAGCTGCCCTCGGCAAGGCCGCCCAGGGTCTCGGCGTCCGGCTCCGGCGCGGCCAACAGCGCCAGCTCCGCCAGCGTGGTCCCCAGCAGCGGGGAGGGCACCAGGTTGCGGCCCAGTTCCCGCAAAACCGTTGCCGCGTCGGCCAATTCGCCGCCCGCGCCGCCGAGCTCCTCGGGTATCACCAGCGCGGCGGCACCGACCTGTTCACACAGCAGCCGCCACAGCGACTCGTCGTAGCCGCGGTCGGACTCCATCGCGGCACGCACCGCGGCCGGGTCCGCGTGCTTGGCCACCAAGGCGGCGACGGTTTCGCGCAGCAGCTCTCGCTCTTCGGTCATGCTCATAGCGCCTCCAGCACCCGCCGCCGATGTGCCTCGGGGGTACCCCAGGCCGAGCGTAATGCCTGCACGCGCAGCAGCCATAGGGACAGGTCGTGTTCCTGGGTGAACCCGATCGCGCCATGCGTTTGCAACGACGCGCGCGCCGCCAGCAGGGCCGCCTCGGACGCCGCGGCTTTGGCCGCGCTGACATCGCGGGACTCCAACGACAAGGCCGCGCCATACACCAGCGGGCGGGCCAGTTCGACGGCGATGTGCACGTCGGCCAGCTTGTGCTTGATCGCCTGATACGAGCCGATCACCCGGCCGAACTGGCTCCGCTGCTTGGCGTAGTCGACGGCGCCGTTCAGCAGCGCCTCCGTGGCCCCGACCAGCTGCGCCGCGGTGGCCAGCGCCCCGAACTCGAAGGCGCGCTTGACGTCCGCTTGCCAGGCGTTCCCCGTCGCGGTCAGGTCGTAGAGGCGGCGGCTGGGGTCGACGGACGCGTGCCTTTCGCCCACTTGGGCTTCGGTGACGTCTTTGTCGGTGGCCAGCAGCACCAGCCC
It includes:
- the hsaD gene encoding 4,5:9,10-diseco-3-hydroxy-5,9,17-trioxoandrosta-1(10),2-diene-4-oate hydrolase, with the protein product MTATEELTFESTSRFVEVDVDGPLKLHYHEAGVGNEQTVVLLHGGGPGAASWTNFSRNIPVLARQFHVLAVDQPGYGHSDKRAEHGQFNRYAARALKGLFDELGLKRVPLVGNSLGGGTAVRFALDHPDRAGRLVLMGPGGLSVNLFAPDPTEGVKRLSTFSMSPTRENLEAFLRVMVHDKSLITPELVDQRFALANTPESLTATRAMGMSFAGADFELGMMWREVYKLRQPVLLIWGREDRVNPLDGALVALKTIPRAQLHVFGQCGHWAQVEKFDEFNKLTIDFLGGA
- the hsaC gene encoding iron-dependent extradiol dioxygenase HsaC, which codes for MSIRSLGYLRIEATDMAAWREYGLKVLGMVEGKGNTEGALYLRMDDFPARLVIVPGEHDRLVEAGWECANAEGLQEIRNRLEVEGTPYKEATAADLAERRVDEMIQFSDPSGNCLAVFHGAALEHRRVVSPYGHKFVTGEQGLGHVVLTTRDDAEALHFYRDVLGFTLRDSMRMPPQVVGRPADGPPAWLRFFGCNPRHHSLAFLPLPTPSGIVHLMVEVEEADDVGLCLDRALRRKVPMSATLGRHVNDLMLSFYMKTPSGFDIEFGCEGRKVDDNDWIARESTAVSLWGHDFTVGMPG
- the hsaB gene encoding 3-hydroxy-9,10-secoandrosta-1,3,5(10)-triene-9,17-dione monooxygenase reductase subunit; the encoded protein is MSSQIDPRAFRQVLGQFCTGITIITTVHDDAPIGFACQSFAALSLDPPLVLFCPTKVSRSWKAIEASGRFCVNVLTEKQKHVSARFGSKEPDKFAGIDWHASGLGSPIIDGSLAYIDCTVASVHDGGDHFVVFGAVQSLSEAPKIKPRPLLFYRGDYTGIEPDKTTPAQWRDDLEAFLTTTTQDTWL
- a CDS encoding YybH family protein, producing MTDFSELPPADQEAIGRTLLTLLKSFDDRDAEPLRGVYSDDADWVNAFGTVKHGRDEIVDYLTGLFRDDNFNRGELAGPPETSFRVLMPDVVLVSAHLKVKGQGLVGGGTIDRDNFSLRALQRQDDGSWLIVSEMFQDANTETTYEH
- a CDS encoding arylamine N-acetyltransferase family protein gives rise to the protein MTLDLIGYFDRINHRGAAEPSLAVLQDLVTAHTQAIPFENLDPVMGVPVDDLSPDALADKLVRRRRGGYCYEHNGLMGYVLSEVGFRVRRLAGRVIWMRPPDAPTPAQTHTVLAVTFPGSQGSYLVDVGFGGQTPTSPLRIETGSVQQTAHEPYRLEDRRDGLVLQALIRNEWVPLYEFTMRTPPEIDLKVGSWFVSTHPSSHFVTGLMAARVTDDARVNLAGRKLSIHRADGSEVVHLRDAGAVVDALGDRFGINVADTGERGALEARIDAILAAEDGG
- a CDS encoding pyridoxal phosphate-dependent aminotransferase translates to MTDHVALRAGIPPFYVMDVWLAAAERQRSHGDLVNLSAGQPSVGAPEPVRAAAAAALRINQLGYTVALGIPELRAAIAADYQRQHGIDVEPDAVVVTTGSSGGFLLAFLACFDVGDRVALASPGYPCYRNILSALGCEVVDIACGPETRFQPTAQLLAELDPPVQGVIVASPANPTGTVIPPAELAAIASWCDASEARLISDEVYHGLVYQGAPPTSCAWQTSRNAVVVNSFSKYYAMTGWRLGWLLVPPELRRAVDCLTGNFTICPPVLSQLAAVAAFTPEATAEADGNLRHYTTNRSLLLDGLRRIGIERLAPTDGAFYVYADVSDFTDDSLAFCSKLLADTGVAIAPGIDFDTTRGNSFVRLSFAGPTTDIEEGLRRMGPWLAARE
- the ipdE2 gene encoding acyl-CoA dehydrogenase IpdE2; translation: MSMTEERELLRETVAALVAKHADPAAVRAAMESDRGYDESLWRLLCEQVGAAALVIPEELGGAGGELADAATVLRELGRNLVPSPLLGTTLAELALLAAPEPDAETLGGLAEGSSIGALVLDADYVVNGDIADVVVAVEDGQLIRWTRFAAEPVTTMDPTRRLARVKAEETEPIGPDPGLADLAAILLAAEQIGAAERCLELTVEYTKSRVQFGRPIGSFQALKHRMADLYVAISAAKAVVNDACDDPSPTNAATARLAASEALCAVAAEGIQLHGGIAITWEHDMHLYFKRAHGSAHLLRSSRELLRQLESEVLETP
- a CDS encoding acyl-CoA dehydrogenase family protein; translated protein: MTVEFELDEQQRDFAASIDAALGAADLPGAVRAWSAGDLAPGRKVWEQLADLGVTALAVPEKFDGIDAHPVDLVVALERLGRWCVPGPVAESIAVAPILLVDDERSVGLASGELIATVALPPHMPRAVDADAAGLVLLATDKDVTEAQVGERHASVDPSRRLYDLTATGNAWQADVKRAFEFGALATAAQLVGATEALLNGAVDYAKQRSQFGRVIGSYQAIKHKLADVHIAVELARPLVYGAALSLESRDVSAAKAAASEAALLAARASLQTHGAIGFTQEHDLSLWLLRVQALRSAWGTPEAHRRRVLEAL